Within the uncultured Fusobacterium sp. genome, the region AGAGAATGTAATAATAGATGACTTAAATTTTGAAGTTGCTCATAAACTTATGGAACAACTTATGGATTATCCATATTTACAAGTACAAGTTTATTCAAAAAGAAAGTATATTTATGATTCGGTAGCTGCTCATAGTATTGGTTATGTAAAAAAGATTTCAGAAAAAGAGTATGAAAAATTGAAAGATGAAGGTTATGGATCAAGAGATATTATAGGAAAAGATGGACTAGAAAGTGAATATGATAAAAAGTTACAGGGAAAAGATGGATATGAGTATATTGAGGTAAATGCTTTAAATAAAGTTCAAAGAAAAACAGAGAAAAAAAAGAATCCTATCCCAGGAAATGATATGTATATGACTTTGGATATGGAACTTCAAGAATATATGGAAAAACAATTTGAGGAAGATGGAAGAGCAGGAGCTTTTATTGCTCTTAATCCTAAAAATGGAGAGATACTTACAATGGTAAGTTATCCTACATATTCCTTAAATACATTTAGTTCACAAATATCCTATGAAGAATGGGATAATATAATAAATGATCCTAGAAAACCTCTTTCAAATAAGGCTATTGCTGGAGAATATCCACTAGGTTCAGTATTTAAAGTAGTTTCAGCTATAGCATTTTTGAAAAATGGAATAGATCCTAAAGAACAATATTATGATAAAACAGGATATTATCAAATAGGAAAATGGAAATGGAGAGCTTGGAAAGCTGGAGGACATGGATATACAGATATGAAAAAATCTATTGTTGAATCAGCTAACCCATATTATTATAAAAACGCAGATATGATAGGTCATAAGCCTATTATTGAAGTAGCTGCTTCATTTGGTTTAGGAGATAAAACTGGAATTGATATTCCAGGGGAGAAGAAAGGATTACTTCCAGATACTGCATGGAAAAAGAAGGTAATTGGAAGTAGTTGGTTTAAAGGGGATACAATACTATTATCAATAGGACAGGGATATCTTTTAGTAACACCATTACAAATAGCTAATCTATATGCAACTATTGCTAATAAAGGAGAGGTTTATACACCTCATTTAGTTAAAAAATTTCAAGATTCAAATGGGAAAATAGAAGCAGTAAAAGTAGAGAAAAAGAAAGTAAAAGAGTATCCTACATCATATTATAATATTTTAAATGATGCTCTTATAGCTACAGTATCTCAGGATAATGGAACAACTAAAGTTTTAAGAACGCCTGGTATGAAAGTAGCAGTAAAGAGTGGTTCTGCTCAAAATGCTCATTCTAAAATAACACATGCTTGGGTAGCTGGATATTTCCCAGCTGATAATCCTGAAATTGTTTTTACAGCTATTTTAGAAGGTGCTGGTGGTGGAGGAGCAGTAGCTGGAGGAATGACTAGAAAGTTTATTGATAAATATTTGGAGATAAAAAATAGACCTGAAGGTAATTTAGAAAATAATAGTGATGAAAAAGAAAATAAAAACTT harbors:
- the mrdA gene encoding penicillin-binding protein 2; this encodes MKKIRRRDIKIKLGEDFGVRNIIVKFFILLVFVLIGLRMMYLQVLNGDEYSYLSERNRFKLKKIEAPRGKIYDSKGRLVVTNGSGYRLVYLQERKQTPEIVKEISELTGYSEDYISKRIKYGEIFPYTRENVIIDDLNFEVAHKLMEQLMDYPYLQVQVYSKRKYIYDSVAAHSIGYVKKISEKEYEKLKDEGYGSRDIIGKDGLESEYDKKLQGKDGYEYIEVNALNKVQRKTEKKKNPIPGNDMYMTLDMELQEYMEKQFEEDGRAGAFIALNPKNGEILTMVSYPTYSLNTFSSQISYEEWDNIINDPRKPLSNKAIAGEYPLGSVFKVVSAIAFLKNGIDPKEQYYDKTGYYQIGKWKWRAWKAGGHGYTDMKKSIVESANPYYYKNADMIGHKPIIEVAASFGLGDKTGIDIPGEKKGLLPDTAWKKKVIGSSWFKGDTILLSIGQGYLLVTPLQIANLYATIANKGEVYTPHLVKKFQDSNGKIEAVKVEKKKVKEYPTSYYNILNDALIATVSQDNGTTKVLRTPGMKVAVKSGSAQNAHSKITHAWVAGYFPADNPEIVFTAILEGAGGGGAVAGGMTRKFIDKYLEIKNRPEGNLENNSDEKENKNL